The Asticcacaulis excentricus genome has a segment encoding these proteins:
- a CDS encoding ABC transporter permease, which yields MLRSVLIAFWRSFTRHPLYGGLNLLGLSLGIAVFIALSLLVRFETGYESWSPERAKIYTVGTRYFFPGMTDEVRIGAMGGLTEELKASYPQLVTVRDWSNPVTVHKGSEVYSEQIELVDPEFLTFFGVPMREGDAASALNDPGSVVISEEKARKYFGTADAVGKTLTLSDAEGRKPYVVSAVMRDLPKNADLKLDLMRRITPQRTAMEPDTWHHWGSVELFAFLKFNTPAEARALQAQMDAFTDRQVGDTFGPGTKGSSLMKLVLVPLADMHLIDPKQKAAIVTLGLVGVVALGLALINYVNLATARAGLRAREVAVRKTLGARPSALRLQFLGEALLTLLVAFIVGLSLVELTLPLINAAGGLSLALDYVKDGAWLAGLLGVVLLAGLVAALYPAFALSAFKPAQVLASSRTPAGGRLGMRLREGLVILQFAAVVMAFTLMLGFIKQIEHIQSADLGFKRDGLLLVNSIRDVNINAAQREGFQAAVRALPNVTAVTIANAIPGDQNTVNNSNIVLPGRRQELTESPTVNWSMVGPGYFELIGIKLLAGRLFDPRFAEDQTWVDNRSETDSNRVTNVVVSRLAVQRLGFKTPQAAVGQTARFADHTVRIVGVVEDARFYHPSEPIPAKLYMFDAHVSYAAVGFVRYAGISESVMRERLRKVWRQIAPDVPFEVTSAYENLDKYYKPERDRSNLFGVGAGVAALIGCIGLYGMAAFNTSRRAREIGLRKVLGASRGQVVRLLTLQFLRPVLIASVIAWPLAWLALGRWLSQFDDAIGISPLFFLIATAAALAIALGTVGGLALSSASTEPGKALRHQ from the coding sequence ATGTTACGCTCTGTCCTGATCGCCTTCTGGCGCTCCTTCACCCGGCATCCGCTGTATGGCGGTCTCAACCTTCTGGGCCTCAGCCTCGGCATCGCCGTCTTTATCGCGCTCAGCCTGCTGGTGCGCTTTGAAACCGGCTATGAGAGCTGGAGCCCCGAACGCGCCAAAATCTATACCGTCGGCACCCGCTACTTCTTCCCCGGCATGACCGATGAGGTGCGTATCGGCGCCATGGGCGGCCTGACCGAAGAACTGAAGGCCAGCTATCCGCAACTGGTCACCGTGCGCGACTGGTCCAACCCGGTCACGGTGCACAAGGGGTCGGAGGTCTATTCCGAACAGATCGAGCTGGTCGATCCGGAGTTTCTCACCTTTTTCGGCGTGCCCATGCGCGAAGGCGACGCGGCCAGTGCGCTGAATGATCCGGGTAGCGTGGTCATCAGCGAGGAAAAGGCGCGCAAATATTTCGGCACGGCGGATGCGGTGGGCAAGACCCTGACGCTCAGCGACGCCGAGGGGCGCAAACCCTATGTGGTCAGCGCCGTTATGCGCGACCTGCCCAAAAATGCCGATCTGAAGCTGGACCTGATGCGCCGCATCACGCCGCAGCGCACGGCGATGGAGCCCGACACCTGGCATCACTGGGGCTCGGTGGAGCTTTTCGCTTTCCTCAAATTCAACACACCGGCTGAGGCGCGGGCGCTTCAGGCCCAGATGGACGCCTTTACCGATCGTCAGGTGGGCGACACCTTCGGGCCCGGCACCAAGGGCAGCAGCCTGATGAAGCTGGTGCTGGTGCCGCTGGCCGACATGCACCTGATCGACCCCAAACAGAAGGCGGCCATCGTCACGCTGGGTCTGGTCGGCGTGGTGGCGCTGGGGCTGGCCCTGATCAACTACGTCAATCTGGCCACGGCGCGGGCCGGCTTGCGGGCGCGTGAAGTGGCGGTGCGCAAGACACTGGGGGCGCGTCCTTCGGCGCTGCGGCTGCAATTTCTGGGGGAGGCCCTGCTGACCCTGCTGGTCGCCTTTATTGTGGGCCTGTCTCTGGTCGAACTGACCCTGCCGCTGATCAATGCCGCCGGGGGCCTGTCTTTGGCGCTCGATTACGTGAAGGACGGGGCGTGGCTGGCCGGGCTTCTGGGTGTGGTGCTGCTGGCCGGTCTGGTCGCGGCCCTCTATCCGGCCTTTGCCCTGTCGGCCTTTAAACCGGCGCAGGTTCTGGCGTCGAGCCGCACCCCGGCGGGCGGGCGTCTGGGGATGCGCCTGCGCGAAGGCCTTGTCATCCTGCAATTTGCGGCGGTGGTTATGGCCTTTACCCTGATGCTCGGCTTCATCAAGCAGATCGAGCATATCCAGTCGGCCGATCTCGGCTTCAAACGCGACGGCCTGCTGCTGGTCAATTCGATCCGCGATGTCAATATCAATGCCGCGCAGCGCGAAGGCTTTCAGGCCGCCGTGCGGGCCCTGCCCAATGTTACGGCGGTGACCATCGCCAATGCCATTCCGGGCGATCAGAACACGGTCAATAACTCCAATATCGTCCTGCCGGGGCGGCGTCAGGAGCTGACGGAGTCGCCGACGGTCAACTGGTCCATGGTCGGGCCGGGCTATTTCGAGCTGATTGGTATCAAGCTGCTAGCCGGACGCCTTTTCGATCCGCGCTTTGCCGAGGATCAGACGTGGGTGGACAACAGGTCTGAGACGGACAGCAACCGGGTGACCAATGTGGTCGTCAGCCGTCTGGCGGTGCAGCGTCTGGGCTTCAAGACGCCACAGGCCGCAGTGGGGCAGACGGCGCGCTTTGCCGATCATACGGTGCGTATTGTCGGTGTGGTCGAAGACGCGCGCTTCTATCACCCGTCTGAGCCCATTCCGGCCAAGCTGTATATGTTCGATGCCCACGTCTCCTATGCGGCGGTTGGCTTTGTCCGCTATGCCGGGATCAGTGAAAGCGTGATGCGCGAACGCCTGCGCAAGGTGTGGCGTCAGATCGCGCCAGACGTGCCGTTTGAAGTCACCTCCGCCTATGAGAACCTCGACAAGTATTACAAGCCCGAACGCGACCGCTCCAACCTGTTCGGGGTCGGGGCCGGGGTGGCGGCGCTGATCGGCTGTATTGGGCTTTATGGGATGGCGGCGTTCAATACCTCGCGCCGGGCCCGTGAGATCGGTCTGCGCAAGGTGCTGGGGGCGTCGCGCGGTCAGGTGGTGCGGCTCCT
- a CDS encoding sensor histidine kinase, with product MGSHRIWLSIVAQVGVFALGVGLWLALSQGYYATALVCGLAAVGLAVAGVNSPAFHLARERLRARLSPAPIFTAELGRRRLQMLLDQAPSPLLLQTDDGQIIAVNRAARQLFGVAYALPLAVRRTLVGDGGDLFTPGQQIVWEGHTFAVQHNELIEDERTSQLAILTDISADVRAAEATALRDLLRVLNHELMNALTPVASMSKSALDLLHDDTPHSRELAIKALERVVARTEGLHDFINAYRALTRLPPPSLQPVRLSEWLDVLHESFTAQWSDKGVSLLWEVPAEDALIRMDEDQMWLCAGNLLNNAAQAALEKGGDPKVRLHATTGDSSLSVVIEDSGPGIPAEHGRQVFMPFFTTKATGTGVGLSLARQIVQGHGSDLSLLPLSPGDPDALGGARFAFSLSRI from the coding sequence ATGGGGTCTCATCGCATCTGGCTCAGCATTGTCGCGCAGGTAGGCGTCTTCGCCCTGGGGGTCGGGCTGTGGCTGGCCCTCAGTCAGGGCTATTACGCCACGGCGCTGGTCTGCGGGCTGGCCGCCGTCGGACTGGCCGTGGCGGGCGTCAACAGCCCGGCCTTCCATCTGGCGCGTGAACGCCTGCGCGCCCGGCTAAGCCCGGCGCCGATCTTTACGGCGGAGCTGGGGCGGCGCAGGCTTCAGATGCTGCTCGATCAGGCCCCCTCGCCGCTTCTTCTGCAAACCGATGACGGGCAGATCATCGCCGTCAATCGCGCGGCACGTCAACTGTTCGGCGTCGCCTACGCCCTGCCTCTGGCGGTGCGGCGCACGCTTGTCGGTGATGGCGGTGACCTGTTCACACCGGGGCAGCAGATCGTCTGGGAAGGACACACCTTCGCCGTTCAGCACAACGAACTGATCGAGGATGAGCGCACCTCGCAACTGGCCATCCTGACCGATATTTCCGCCGATGTGCGCGCCGCCGAAGCCACGGCGCTGCGTGACCTGCTGCGGGTACTCAATCACGAACTGATGAACGCCCTGACGCCCGTCGCGTCGATGAGCAAGAGCGCGCTCGACCTCCTGCATGACGACACGCCGCACTCGCGCGAACTGGCCATCAAGGCGCTGGAGCGGGTGGTGGCGCGCACCGAAGGCCTGCACGACTTTATCAATGCCTATCGCGCCCTGACCCGCCTGCCGCCGCCCAGCCTGCAACCGGTGCGCCTGTCCGAATGGCTGGATGTCCTGCACGAAAGCTTCACCGCTCAATGGAGCGACAAGGGGGTCAGCCTTTTGTGGGAGGTGCCCGCCGAAGACGCCCTGATCCGCATGGACGAAGATCAGATGTGGCTGTGCGCCGGGAACCTGCTCAACAATGCGGCGCAGGCAGCGCTGGAAAAGGGCGGCGACCCCAAGGTGCGCCTGCATGCCACCACCGGAGACAGCAGCCTGAGCGTGGTGATCGAGGATTCCGGTCCCGGCATCCCGGCCGAACATGGCCGTCAGGTCTTCATGCCCTTCTTCACCACCAAGGCCACCGGCACCGGGGTGGGCCTCAGTCTGGCCCGTCAGATCGTGCAAGGCCACGGCTCGGACCTCAGCCTGTTGCCGCTCAGTCCCGGCGATCCGGACGCCTTGGGCGGCGCCCGTTTCGCCTTTAGTCTGTCACGAATTTAA
- a CDS encoding sensor histidine kinase codes for MFLVPRKIRRPLLILAGLACVVGLGLALWAVYSLSYTGALRSVSEDVETRARLRAAVLQSEMERQATVALVLSDDSDVTAALLGNQPALYSGVSKKLDRLRTQTRSSVIYIIQASGQTVSASNWALPVSFVGSNYSFRPYFREAMTNGTATQFALGTVSRKPGLFFARAVTASGHRLGVVVVKMEFDPIEATWGGLDEDTYVTGPTGEVFLTAHPERRFKPLPTLTARQIDTVIDLPGVGWKLHVISSDQAARDTAIAATLTTALAFGLLGTLSAWQWRRLRQRRLSAARETEYRERLERDVATRTEALSATNDRLSKEIRERRNAQRRLSRLQADLVQANKLASLGQITAGVAHEINQPVATIRVLAETAASQKPSARGAKAIIAENLSAIIRMCDRLGHITGELRTFSRKASSEVEPVPLKEAVDSSILLNESRLRDHRVTLSCDPIDPQLRVMASRVRLEQVLVNLLQNAFEALDGVPDAQVRLSLSADGDQVRLRVADNGPGLPPQVQAQLFSPFVTTKPQGLGLGLVIAHDILRDFGGALSAESSETGATFVLTLRKAS; via the coding sequence ATGTTCCTTGTACCGCGCAAGATTCGACGGCCTCTGCTGATCCTCGCCGGCCTTGCTTGCGTGGTCGGTCTGGGGCTGGCCCTGTGGGCCGTCTATAGCCTGAGCTATACCGGGGCCCTGCGCAGCGTCTCCGAAGACGTCGAAACGCGCGCTCGCTTGCGCGCCGCCGTCCTGCAAAGCGAGATGGAGCGGCAGGCGACGGTGGCGCTGGTCCTCAGCGACGACAGCGACGTGACCGCCGCCCTGCTGGGCAACCAGCCCGCGCTGTATAGCGGCGTCTCCAAAAAGCTGGATCGACTGCGCACCCAGACGCGCAGTTCGGTCATCTATATCATTCAGGCCTCCGGCCAGACGGTGTCGGCCAGCAACTGGGCCCTGCCCGTCTCCTTTGTCGGCAGCAATTACAGCTTCCGGCCCTATTTCCGCGAAGCCATGACGAACGGCACGGCGACGCAGTTCGCGCTGGGCACGGTCAGCCGCAAGCCCGGCCTGTTTTTCGCCCGCGCCGTCACCGCCTCCGGACACCGGCTGGGCGTAGTGGTGGTAAAGATGGAGTTCGACCCGATCGAGGCCACGTGGGGTGGGTTGGACGAAGACACCTACGTCACGGGCCCCACGGGCGAGGTCTTCCTGACGGCGCACCCGGAGCGACGCTTCAAACCCCTCCCCACCCTGACGGCGCGTCAGATCGACACGGTGATCGACCTGCCCGGTGTCGGCTGGAAGCTGCACGTGATCAGCAGCGATCAGGCGGCGCGCGATACGGCCATCGCCGCCACCCTGACCACCGCTCTGGCCTTTGGCCTGCTGGGGACGCTGAGCGCCTGGCAATGGCGCCGACTGCGGCAGAGGCGGCTGTCGGCGGCGCGCGAAACCGAATACCGCGAGCGGCTGGAGCGCGATGTCGCCACCCGCACCGAGGCCCTGAGCGCCACCAATGACCGCCTGTCGAAGGAGATCCGCGAACGCCGCAACGCCCAGCGTCGCCTCAGTCGCCTTCAGGCCGATCTGGTGCAAGCCAACAAGCTGGCCAGTCTGGGGCAGATCACCGCCGGCGTGGCCCACGAGATCAATCAGCCGGTCGCCACCATCCGCGTACTGGCCGAAACCGCCGCCAGCCAGAAACCGTCAGCGCGCGGGGCGAAGGCGATCATTGCCGAAAACCTCAGCGCCATTATCCGCATGTGCGACCGCCTCGGCCACATCACCGGCGAATTGCGCACCTTTTCGCGCAAGGCCTCCAGCGAGGTCGAGCCCGTGCCGCTGAAAGAGGCGGTGGACTCGTCCATCCTGCTCAACGAAAGCCGCCTGCGCGACCACCGCGTCACCCTTAGTTGCGACCCCATCGACCCGCAATTGCGGGTGATGGCCAGCCGCGTGCGACTGGAGCAGGTGCTGGTCAATCTGTTGCAAAACGCCTTTGAGGCGCTGGACGGCGTGCCCGATGCGCAGGTGCGCCTCAGCCTCAGCGCCGACGGCGATCAGGTGCGCCTGCGCGTCGCCGATAACGGGCCGGGCCTGCCGCCACAGGTACAGGCGCAGCTTTTCAGCCCCTTCGTCACCACCAAGCCCCAAGGGCTGGGTCTCGGCCTCGTCATCGCCCACGACATTCTGCGCGATTTCGGCGGGGCGCTCAGCGCCGAAAGCTCTGAGACCGGTGCCACCTTCGTTCTGACCCTGCGTAAAGCCTCATGA
- a CDS encoding TorF family putative porin, translated as MSANSLLLPATLLFALPTVAQAETVKYSAEIKALSDGIYRGVSQTEGRPQYTVGGQAAYGKVFGGVLYKSMRDRTTGVDNQTQLLIGYKSKWLGNDVTSRAIFKQYNGTKTGIDNAFMEYEINAARKLNARLTAKLNLAYSPDNYGKAKQATFSEWGLDYKVTPKLTLQAANGFRHNRESVDYTSYLAGASYAVTPKFLVSLTYTTTDKGDLGAKYGESTFVTLSKKF; from the coding sequence ATGTCTGCGAACAGCCTCCTTTTGCCCGCAACCCTGCTTTTTGCCTTGCCAACGGTCGCTCAGGCCGAAACGGTCAAATATTCGGCGGAAATCAAAGCCCTCAGCGATGGCATCTATCGCGGCGTCAGCCAGACCGAAGGCCGCCCCCAGTATACCGTCGGCGGGCAGGCCGCCTATGGCAAGGTGTTTGGCGGTGTCCTCTACAAGTCGATGCGTGACCGCACGACCGGCGTCGATAACCAGACCCAGCTTCTGATCGGGTACAAGTCGAAGTGGCTGGGCAATGACGTGACGTCACGCGCCATCTTCAAACAGTATAACGGCACCAAAACCGGCATTGATAACGCGTTTATGGAGTATGAGATCAATGCCGCGCGCAAGCTGAACGCGCGCCTGACGGCCAAGCTCAATCTGGCCTATTCGCCGGACAACTATGGCAAGGCAAAGCAGGCCACTTTCAGCGAATGGGGGCTGGACTACAAGGTGACGCCGAAACTGACGCTTCAGGCGGCCAACGGCTTCCGCCACAATCGGGAGAGCGTGGATTACACCAGCTATCTGGCCGGGGCGAGCTATGCGGTGACGCCGAAGTTTCTGGTCAGCCTGACCTATACCACGACGGATAAGGGCGATCTGGGGGCCAAGTACGGCGAGTCCACCTTCGTCACCCTGTCGAAGAAGTTTTAA
- a CDS encoding ABC transporter ATP-binding protein — protein MIELQNVSRLYRSDEIETTALHNINLTIRQGEFVAIMGPSGCGKSTLLNTLGTIDRPTSGAYLFNGVDLAKLSEAKLAQHRARHLGFIFQSFNLVDDLTIYENIELGLLYRQGQKGSRRQAIETAMDRVGIAHRARHFPHQLSGGQQQRAAIARAIVGNPDLILADEPTGNLDTENGAQVMDILKGLNASGATIIMVTHSPSHADQASRRVDILDGQLVASVAQML, from the coding sequence ATGATTGAGCTTCAAAACGTCTCCCGCCTTTACCGGTCCGATGAGATCGAAACCACGGCCCTGCACAATATCAACCTGACCATCCGTCAGGGTGAATTCGTCGCCATTATGGGGCCGTCGGGCTGCGGAAAATCGACATTGCTCAACACGCTGGGCACCATCGACCGCCCGACCTCGGGGGCCTATCTGTTCAACGGGGTCGATCTGGCCAAATTGAGTGAAGCCAAGCTGGCGCAGCACCGCGCCCGCCATCTCGGCTTCATTTTTCAGAGCTTCAATCTGGTCGATGACCTGACCATCTATGAGAATATCGAGCTGGGCCTGCTCTATCGTCAGGGGCAGAAGGGGTCGCGCCGTCAGGCCATCGAAACGGCCATGGACCGCGTGGGCATCGCCCACCGGGCGCGCCACTTCCCGCATCAGTTGTCGGGTGGTCAGCAGCAGCGCGCCGCCATTGCGCGCGCCATTGTCGGCAATCCCGACCTGATCCTGGCCGACGAACCGACGGGCAATCTCGATACCGAAAACGGCGCGCAGGTCATGGACATCCTCAAAGGGTTGAATGCCTCCGGGGCGACCATCATCATGGTCACCCACTCACCCAGCCACGCCGATCAGGCCAGCCGTCGCGTCGATATACTCGACGGGCAACTGGTGGCCTCCGTCGCCCAGATGTTGTGA
- a CDS encoding response regulator transcription factor, giving the protein MSSEAETPPLTRAVFLDDDPDILAAAELVLTRQGFTLRTAQSPDEARALLESETPDVLLLDLNYRRGDTSGEAGLAFLQEQLAKTPHLPVVVITGHSGMSIAIQAMRLGAQDFVVKPWNNDRLVAALRAAIETPPRVPADLPPQDLNLERSERELIKAALSRHQFNISHAARDLGLTRAALYRRMEKHGL; this is encoded by the coding sequence ATGTCTTCCGAAGCCGAAACACCCCCTCTGACGCGCGCCGTCTTTCTTGATGACGACCCCGATATTCTGGCGGCGGCCGAGCTGGTCCTGACGCGGCAGGGCTTCACCCTGCGCACGGCGCAGTCGCCGGATGAGGCGCGCGCTTTGCTTGAGTCTGAGACGCCGGATGTGCTTCTGCTCGATCTCAACTACCGGCGCGGCGATACGTCGGGCGAAGCGGGTCTGGCCTTTTTGCAGGAACAACTGGCGAAGACCCCGCACCTGCCCGTCGTCGTCATCACCGGCCATTCGGGCATGAGCATCGCCATTCAGGCCATGCGGCTGGGGGCGCAGGATTTTGTCGTAAAGCCGTGGAACAATGATCGGCTGGTCGCCGCCCTGCGTGCGGCCATTGAGACGCCGCCGCGCGTGCCCGCCGACCTGCCGCCGCAGGACCTCAATCTGGAGCGCTCCGAGCGCGAGCTGATCAAGGCGGCGCTCAGCCGGCATCAGTTCAATATCTCGCACGCCGCCAGAGACCTTGGCCTGACGCGGGCGGCGCTGTACCGGCGCATGGAAAAACACGGTCTGTGA
- a CDS encoding dicarboxylate/amino acid:cation symporter: protein MQMHIPTDTLTAAAPRKRPFYAHLYFQVLVAIALGAAMGHFYPQTGEALKPLGDGFIKLVKMIISPVIFLTIVTGIAGMGSLKGVGSVTGKAFAYFLTFSTLALIVGLIVANVVQPGHGMNIDPATLHNAKVDEYAAKAHETTLIGFVMDIIPTTFTSAFVEGNILQVLFIAILFGISLIFVGERAKPLVNLLETVSHAIFKMVSILMKAAPIGAFGAFAFTIGKYGIASIVNLAALVGTFYATSALFVIVILGAVCAANGFSILKLIGYLKAELLLVLGTSSSESALPSLMEKMEAAGCKRSVVGLVVPTGYSFNLDGTNIYMTLAALFIAQATNTHLSLEQQLLLLSVAMLSSKGAAGVTGAGFITLAATLSVVPTVPLAGMAIILGVDRFMSECRSITNFIGNAVATVVVSRWEKSIDMDTFRAAMNGKPVIEAEPVMAIHGAPAGVQLGEKSAD from the coding sequence ATGCAGATGCATATCCCTACGGACACGCTGACCGCGGCCGCCCCGCGCAAGCGCCCCTTCTATGCCCATCTCTATTTTCAGGTGCTGGTTGCCATTGCTCTGGGCGCGGCCATGGGGCACTTTTACCCGCAGACCGGCGAGGCGCTGAAACCGCTGGGTGACGGCTTTATCAAGCTGGTCAAGATGATCATTTCGCCAGTCATCTTCCTGACCATCGTCACGGGTATTGCCGGCATGGGCTCGCTGAAAGGCGTCGGCTCGGTCACGGGCAAGGCCTTTGCCTACTTCCTGACCTTTTCGACCCTGGCCCTGATCGTCGGCCTGATCGTCGCCAATGTGGTGCAGCCCGGTCACGGCATGAATATCGACCCGGCCACGCTGCACAATGCCAAGGTAGATGAATACGCCGCCAAGGCGCACGAAACGACCCTGATCGGCTTCGTGATGGATATTATTCCGACGACCTTCACCTCGGCCTTTGTCGAAGGCAACATCCTTCAGGTGCTGTTTATCGCCATCCTGTTCGGCATTTCGCTGATCTTTGTGGGTGAGCGCGCCAAGCCGCTGGTCAACCTGCTGGAAACCGTCAGCCACGCCATTTTCAAGATGGTGTCAATCCTGATGAAGGCCGCGCCCATCGGGGCCTTCGGCGCCTTTGCCTTCACCATCGGCAAGTACGGCATCGCCTCCATCGTCAATCTGGCGGCGCTGGTTGGCACCTTCTACGCCACCTCGGCCCTGTTCGTGATCGTCATTCTGGGGGCTGTCTGTGCCGCCAACGGCTTCTCGATCTTAAAGCTGATCGGTTATCTGAAGGCGGAACTTCTTCTGGTGCTCGGCACCTCGTCCTCGGAATCGGCCCTGCCGAGCCTGATGGAGAAGATGGAGGCTGCGGGCTGCAAGCGTTCGGTCGTGGGCCTTGTCGTGCCGACCGGCTATTCGTTCAACCTCGATGGCACCAATATCTACATGACGCTGGCGGCCCTGTTTATCGCTCAGGCCACCAACACCCACTTGTCGCTTGAGCAACAACTGCTGTTGCTGTCGGTCGCCATGCTGTCGTCGAAGGGTGCGGCGGGCGTGACGGGCGCGGGCTTCATCACCCTGGCCGCCACCCTGTCGGTGGTGCCGACCGTGCCGCTTGCCGGTATGGCCATCATTCTGGGCGTTGACCGCTTCATGTCGGAATGCCGCTCGATCACCAACTTCATCGGCAATGCGGTCGCCACCGTCGTCGTCAGCCGCTGGGAAAAGTCGATCGACATGGACACGTTCCGCGCCGCCATGAATGGCAAGCCTGTGATCGAGGCCGAACCCGTGATGGCCATCCACGGCGCTCCGGCCGGCGTCCAGCTCGGCGAAAAGAGCGCGGACTAA
- a CDS encoding efflux RND transporter periplasmic adaptor subunit encodes MPDNVLSSPTAMDRKRAKPWYRRRPFQITAAAVVIATAGLAFYLTLPRSGTVTVAARTLETGEVVRAPYQDYVPLRAEAVPLDTVYITAATAGRVQAVAVSDGDRVTKGQALVYLVNPALTLDVSGREADISARLADNANQLMALKTAQENREQALADAAYALSRAEQEYQKRQTLLDKGFINAAAVKPYADEVAYQRQRVAALKTAQTPDAQFYAGQRRQVQDNAQDLRRNLGEVRRGLDALTIAAPAAGRLTAFSLKPGQAVKEGDAVAQVDSEGSYKLRAEVDEFYLQRLSEGQKAEASLHGQTVSVAVSKVFPQVTNGRVVAELQFVTPPPADLKRGETVDIRLRLGQTTPAILAPSGSWLTESGGAWVFVLNAKGDQASRRAVTVGRRNPEQVEILSGLKPGERIVTAGVSNLRNAQYLHIKSDSNS; translated from the coding sequence ATGCCCGATAACGTCCTCTCATCCCCCACCGCCATGGACCGCAAGCGCGCCAAACCCTGGTATCGCCGCCGTCCGTTTCAGATTACCGCTGCCGCCGTCGTCATCGCCACGGCGGGTCTCGCCTTTTACCTGACCCTGCCCAGGTCGGGCACGGTAACGGTCGCGGCGCGTACCCTCGAAACCGGTGAGGTGGTGCGGGCCCCTTATCAGGACTATGTGCCGCTGCGCGCCGAAGCCGTGCCGCTCGATACGGTCTATATCACGGCGGCGACGGCCGGTCGCGTGCAGGCCGTGGCGGTCAGCGACGGCGACCGCGTGACCAAGGGGCAGGCGCTGGTCTATCTGGTCAATCCGGCCCTGACGCTGGATGTGTCGGGGCGTGAGGCGGATATTTCGGCGCGGCTGGCCGACAATGCCAATCAGTTGATGGCGCTGAAAACCGCGCAGGAAAACCGCGAACAGGCGCTGGCCGATGCCGCCTATGCCCTCAGCCGCGCCGAACAGGAATATCAGAAGCGTCAGACCCTGCTCGATAAGGGCTTTATCAATGCGGCGGCGGTCAAACCCTATGCCGATGAGGTGGCCTATCAGCGTCAGCGCGTGGCGGCGCTCAAGACCGCCCAGACGCCCGACGCGCAATTCTATGCCGGTCAGCGCCGTCAGGTGCAGGACAATGCGCAGGACCTGCGCCGTAATCTGGGCGAGGTGCGTCGCGGCCTCGACGCCCTGACCATCGCGGCCCCCGCCGCAGGCCGCCTGACCGCCTTCAGCCTCAAACCGGGGCAGGCGGTGAAGGAGGGCGACGCGGTGGCGCAGGTCGATTCCGAAGGCAGCTACAAACTGCGCGCCGAGGTCGATGAATTCTACCTGCAACGTCTGTCCGAAGGGCAGAAGGCCGAGGCCAGCCTGCACGGTCAGACGGTCAGCGTCGCCGTCTCGAAAGTCTTCCCGCAGGTGACCAATGGCCGCGTGGTGGCCGAATTGCAGTTTGTCACGCCGCCGCCCGCCGATCTCAAGCGCGGCGAAACCGTCGATATCCGCCTGAGACTGGGTCAGACGACGCCGGCCATTCTGGCCCCGTCGGGAAGCTGGCTGACGGAATCGGGCGGGGCGTGGGTGTTTGTGCTCAACGCCAAGGGCGATCAGGCCAGCCGCCGCGCCGTCACCGTGGGCCGCCGCAATCCTGAACAGGTCGAAATCCTCAGCGGCCTCAAACCCGGCGAGCGCATCGTCACGGCCGGGGTCTCCAACCTGCGCAATGCGCAATATCTCCACATCAAATCGGACTCGAATTCATGA